A single genomic interval of Scatophagus argus isolate fScaArg1 chromosome 22, fScaArg1.pri, whole genome shotgun sequence harbors:
- the LOC124053774 gene encoding tetraspanin-7-like, with the protein MSFALRYGSLSARPSPSRRALDWEHEQLAVRRLSSPLGLDLLTPPALPRRPSVIPGYLLPPSQEQEEQLHHQQQLLSLSVSSEASLAPPAPPPVGASPPCCRPVGVMHLLRLGLLAFSCLFWAAGLAIFTLGVWAQISLADYMLLSANRYPNAPIILLSTGAAITAWGFLGCLGVAANLPCVLRAYGFFQLAALIAGLAAGLSGLFYREDIAEGFRSGLQRAVAGYTEDEGRADALDSLQRALECCGAEGWRDWLTSDWAIQHMTFLPSENGTSVPLPDSCCVRRKGCKNRPLLSDDTEGVLAAGIHPHGCFRKVFSLVNDNVFHIAATVLGLAFTQIGGIALACLLANKLAPRQHRRVVAH; encoded by the coding sequence ATGAGCTTTGCACTTCGCTACGGCTCGCTGTCAGCTCGACCGAGTCCCAGCAGACGAGCTTTGGATTGGGAACACGAGCAGCTGGCTGTGCGACGGCTTTCCTCTCCACTGGGTCTCGACCTGCTCACTCCACCTGCTCTTCCTCGTCGACCCTCTGTGATCCCTGGCTACCTGCTGCCGCCCAGCCAAGAGCAGGAAGAGCAGCTCCATCATCAACAGCAGCTCTTATCCTTGTCTGTAAGCTCAGAGGCCTCCCTGGCGCCCCCTGCGCCTCCACCCGTGGGTGCTTCCCCACCCTGCTGCCGCCCGGTTGGAGTCATGCACCTCCTGCGCCTGGGTCTCCTGGCCTTCAGCTGCCTCTTCTGGGCAGCGGGTTTAGCCATCTTCACCCTGGGTGTGTGGGCACAGATTTCACTAGCAGACTACATGCTGCTGTCTGCCAATCGCTACCCCAACGCCCCGATCATCCTTCTTTCCACAGGTGCTGCCATCACCGCCTGGGGCTTTCTGGGCTGCCTGGGAGTGGCTGCAAACCTGCCCTGTGTGCTTAGGGCTTATGGGTTCTTTCAACTTGCTGCACTTATAGCTGGTTTGGCAGCTGGACTCTCAGGTCTGTTCTATCGAGAAGACATTGCCGAAGGATTTCGCAGTGGCTTACAGCGAGCAGTGGCTGGCTACACAGAGGATGAAGGCCGTGCAGATGCATTAGACAGCCTGCAAAGAGCCCTTGAGTGTTGTGGAGCTGAGGGTTGGCGTGACTGGCTTACTTCTGACTGGGCTATCCAGCATATGACCTTCCTGCCCTCCGAAAACGGCACCTCAGTGCCACTGCCGGACAGCTGTTGTGTGAGGCGCAAGGGCTGCAAGAATCGACCTCTTCTGTCAGATGATACTGAAGGAGTTCTGGCAGCAGGAATCCACCCGCATGGCTGCTTCCGCAAAGTGTTCAGCTTGGTCAATGACAACGTCTTCCACATCGCCGCCACTGTGTTAGGACTGGCCTTCACACAGATCGGAGGCATTGCCCTGGCTTGTCTGCTGGCCAACAAACTGGCACCAAGACAGCATCGACGTGTGGTGGCACATTAA
- the si:zfos-932h1.3 gene encoding zinc finger protein 184, giving the protein MEVFDSMEKVNDPSLPLSSLRLLVPPLQLLSAAMWQLAKQKDVMNYEKLQEFVFMVTEAMPGLINHRQRAQLILGLRARLILELCKGSARGSVDSQLIQNYLDRLPITSASTDYKDAEVKTTESTFIALVQSLLKDPVERAYFFQEVFPVEYGTQYDAALHVLLWELLSKLEKLLPVPDLKQTAAWLGSAPPVLEECVQSSPEELSVIFELYKSSGLLKMPYGPSSTIGSCIMSALSIPPSQRTNISVGLDSIHNYANVLNPVTFVGTDQYSIVAVYTEMEVGASEGDEEMIESAEVQVQTDFYEEEIEAVSGDNAGAEEAASSRAEETCETVDVAKALETLTKTFALKKESIDQDVLTGKNNDSSPNDELGSGNAPDERKTHEGHETSDQADKEIINIVEEVMEDVQPGDIERNTNFCTDLNHESFSVHEEMADVSNEDPVSETQQTPCSAHVRRSTRLQTKTSPSQQDTCKIKRSRAVISAAPSVIAIKGMDKGDSDEMTSIIFTCSQCPFHNTDENSPPHFHMQSIRTEVYRSLSGAKFTPSPSSTDEIFTSIKLFSRGNPEQNKAEQTEDSQNKVNVSQSRQKALTCETCGKTFTRTSDVRRHQLTHTGERPFHCSQCDRTFQHSWDLAKHESKYHGVAISFSCQLCRSSFANLRALTIHHKKFHSQESELPQICSICSQSFSTSSDLIEHKKSHVTCKRYICHQCGEGFDSLLARSQHRQAHQVKRQFKCPHCEKTFTRRSDVKRHLSTHTGDRPYQCDQCSKCFSLRFMLMKHLRVHTGERPFQCSHCPKRFTLVSVLARHERMHTGEKPFLCSQCGKGFLSQGELSKHHRSHVDDKPYSCPQCDKRFKSKKTQQEHIISHSGARPYPCSYCGKGFTKPYALTRHNLIHTGERPFPCGHCEKSFLTLSEAQLHQRIHTGERPYPCNVCELKFKSSSELARHKRSHSGLKPLKPHCEQCMKTFTSKAKLKKHMEAHRKEGESAQSVDSTQPEEANS; this is encoded by the exons ATGGAGGTTTTTGATTCTATGGAGAAAGTAAACG ACCCAAGCCTACCACTTTCATCCCTTCGCCTCCTGGTGCCCCCGTTGCAGCTTCTGTCTGCTGCTATGTGGCAACTGGCAAAGCAGAAGGATGTGATGAATTATGAAAAGCTCCAGGAGTTTGTGTTCATGGTGACTGAGGCTATGCCTGGACTGATCAACCACAGACAGAGAGCCCAGCTCATCCTGGGTTTAAGAGCGAGG TTGATTCTGGAGCTTTGTAAAGGCTCAGCTCGAGGTTCTGTGGATTCTCAGTTGATCCAGAACTATTTGGATAGACTGCCAATAACCTCTGCAAGCACAGAT TACAAGGATGcagaagtgaaaacaacagagTCCACTTTCATTGCACTCGTCCAGAGCCTGCTGAAAGATCCAGTAGAAAGAGCATATTTTTTCCAG GAAGTGTTCCCAGTGGAATATGGGACACAGTATGATGCTGCTCTGCATGTGTTATTGTGGGAGCTGCTCTCAAAACTGGAAAAGTTGCTCCCAGTTCCAGACTTAAAACAG ACTGCAGCCTGGCTCGGTTCAGCTCCTCCCGTGTTGGAGGAATGTGTTCAGTCCTCGCCTGAAGAGCTGAGCGTAATCTTCGAGCTCTACAAAAGTTCAGGACTGCTGAAAATGCCAT aTGGCCCTTCATCCACCATTGGTAGCTGCATCATGTCTGCTTTATCCATTCCTCCCTCGCAGAGGACAAACATTTCTGTCGGGCTGGATTCAATCCACAACTATGCCAATGTGCTGAACCCTGTCACTTTTGTTGGAACGGACCAATACAGTATCGTGGCCGTCTACACCGAAATGGAAGTTGGAGCATCTGAAGGAGATGAAGAAATGATCGAGTCAGCTGAAGTGCAGGTTCAAACAGATTTCTATGAAGAAGAGATAGAGGCTGTTAGTGGTGATAATGCTGGTGCTGAGGAGGCTGCCAGCTCGAGGGCAGAAGAAACCTGTGAAACTGTGGATGTAGCTAAAGCTCTGGAGACTCTGACAAAAACTTTTGCATTAAAGAAGGAGAGCATTGATCAGGATGTACTGACAGGAAAGAATAATGATTCATCCCCTAATGATGAACTTGGGTCAGGAAATGCaccagatgaaagaaaaacacatgaaggacATGAAACAAGTGACCAAGCTGATAAGGAAATAATAAACATTGTTGaagaggtgatggaggatgtcCAACCTGGAGACATAGAGAGAAATACGAACTTTTGTACAGACTTGAACCATGAATCTTTTTCTGTTCATGAAGAAATGGCAGACGTCTCTAATGAAGATCCAGTTTCTGAAACTCAACAGACTCCTTGTTCAGCTCATGTGCGCCGATCCACTCGTCTACAAACAAAGACCTCGCCCAGTCAGCAGGACACATGTAAAATCAAGAG gagcagagctgtcatATCAGCTGCCCCTTCTGTTATAGCGATCAAAGGAATGGACAAAG GTGATTCAGACGAGATGACATCTATAATCTTCACCTGCTCGCAGTGTCCCTTTCAtaacactgatgaaaacagcCCGCCTCACTTCCATATGCAGAGTATTCGCACTGAAGTATACAGGAGTCTCTCAGGGGCCAAATTTACACCATCTCCATccagcacagatgaaattttTACATCCATTAAACTTTTCTCCAGAGGAAACCCAGAGCAGAATAAAGCAGAACAGACTGAAGACAgtcaaaacaaagtaaatgtgtCCCAAAGCAGACAGAAGGCCCTCACGTGTGAAACATGCGGTAAGACTTTCACCCGGACATCAGACGTCAGGAGACACCAGCTCACTCACACTGGAGAGAGACCATTTCACTGCTCGCAGTGTGACCGAACTTTCCAGCACTCGTGGGATCTGGCCAAACACGAAAGTAAATATCACGGCGTGGCCATTTCTTTCTCCTGCCAGCTGTGTAGGAGCTCATTCGCTAACCTCCGCGCTCTGACAATCCATCATAAGAAGTTTCACTCACAGGAGAGCGAACTTCCTCAGATCTGCTCTATCTGCAGCCAGAgtttctccacttcctctgaCCTAATCGAGCACAAGAAGTCTCATGTCACCTGTAAACGCTACATCTGCCACCAGTGCGGTGAAGGCTTCGACTCCCTGCTCGCGCGCTCCCAGCACCGGCAGGCACATCAAGTGAAGCGCCAATTTAAGTGCCCGCATTGTGAGAAGACATTTACTCGGCGATCCGATGTGAAGAGGCATCTGTCTACTCACACTGGGGACAGACCTTACCAGTGTGACCAGTGCAGCAAATGCTTCTCGCTCCGCTTTATGCTCATGAAACACCTCAGAGTTCACACAGGCGAGCGGCCTTTCCAGTGTTCCCACTGCCCCAAGAGGTTCACCCTGGTGTCTGTGCTGGCCAGACATGAGAGGATGCACACCGGGGAGAAACCTTTCCTGTGCTCACAGTGTGGGAAGGGCTTTTTGTCGCAGGGAGAGCTTTCAAAACACCACAGGTCACATGTGGATGACAAGCCCTACTCCTGCCCTCAGTGTGACAAGCGTTTCAAGAGCAAGAAAACTCAGCAGGAACATATCATCTCCCACAGTGGCGCCCGCCCGTACCCCTGCAGCTACTGTGGGAAGGGCTTCACCAAACCATACGCACTGACCAGACACAATCTCATTCACACAGGAGAGAGGCCGTTCCCCTGTGGACACTGTGAAAAGTCGTTCCTCACCCTCAGCGAGGCTCAGCTCCACCAGCGTATTCACACGGGGGAGAGGCCGTATCCTTGCAACGTCTGTGAGCTCAAGTTCAAGAGCTCGTCTGAGCTGGCGCGACACAAACGAAGCCATTCAGGGCTGAAGCCTCTGAAGCCACACTGTGAGCAGTGCATGAAGACATTCACATCTAAGGCCAAGCTGAAGAAACACATGGAGGCACacaggaaagagggagaatCGGCACAATCTGTGGACTCTACGCAGCCTGAGGAGGCAAACAGTTAA
- the washc3 gene encoding WASH complex subunit 3, protein MDEDGLPIVGSGVDLTKVPAIQQRRIVAYLNQFVVHTVRFLNRFSVVCEEKLSNISLRIQQIETTLCILEAKLSSIPGLEDVTIDGLSQRQTAQANGPPTASQSQTDGPSGQPLPPAEPAQTAPDPVTTQKAEAAAENVMTVAKDPRYARYLKMVHVGVPVMAIRNKMVMEGLDPSLIDTPDAPVPDGGTTTANDQDVDATSSDSESSFSD, encoded by the exons ATGGACGAAGACGGCCTTCCGATTGTGGGGTCTGGTGTTGATCTGACCAAG GTCCCTGCTATTCAACAGAGAAGAATCGTTGCTTATTTGAATCAGTTTGTTGTACACACGGTCCGCTTCCTGAACCGTTTTTCTGTAGTTTGTGAAGAG AAACTTTCAAACATATCTCTCCGCATACAGCAGATTGAAACCACGCTGTGCATTTTGGAAGCCAAA CTGTCCTCCATTCCCGGGCTTGAGGACGTCACAATAGATGGGCTCAGTCAGCGACAAACTGCTCAGGCCAATGGACCCCCTACCGCCAGCCAGAGCCAAACAGACGGTCCATCAGGGCAGCCCCTGCCTCCTGCAGAG CCTGCTCAGACTGCACCGGATCCTGTGACAACAcaaaaagcagaagcagcagcagagaatgTCATGACAGTGGCCAAGGACCCACGTTATGCTCGATACCTGAAAATGGTTCATGTG GGAGTTCCAGTTATGGCTATTAGAAATAAAATGGTCATGGAGGGTTTGGATCCTAGCTTGATCGA CACACCAGACGCCCCCGTGCCTGACGGAGGAACGACGACCGCAAACGATCAAGATGTAGATGCCACCAGCTCGGACAGCGAATCCTCTTTCAGTGACTGA
- the dram1 gene encoding DNA damage-regulated autophagy modulator protein 1, whose translation MFWFMQGLCFLPAFLVSWSSCTFLISYIIAVFRHDVDVIFPYISDTGATPPESCIFGLMTFISACAGIATIYARFKFVEKLSDGAVVKRLNKAALGLGLISCLGMCIVASFQETTVPIGHDIGALLFFVTGIVYIILQSIITHYASPLGSSISVFRIRCMIAVLAALALFPTIICAIFVKTTELHRHKEDEDYRFHIVSAVCEWIVAFSFIFFFFTYIHDFKLFTLRVTTEYEE comes from the exons ATGTTCTGGTTCATGCAGGGGCTCTGCTTTCTGCCAGCGTTTTTGGTCAGCTGGTCCTCCTGCACTTTCCTTATTTCCTACATTATCGCGGTGTTCAGACATGATGTCGACGTGATCTTTCCGTACATAAG TGACACAGGTGCGACCCCCCCAGAGAGCTGCATTTTCGGTCTGATGACGTTCATTTCTGCATGCGCAG GTATAGCCACCATATATGCCAGGTTCAAGTTTGTGGAGAAGCTGAGTGATGGAGCAGTGGTGAAGCGTCTCAATAAAGCTGCTCTTGGGCTTGGGTTGATCTCCTGTTTGGGGATGTGTATTGTTGCATCCTTCCAG GAAACCACAGTGCCAATCGGTCACGACATAGGAGCTCTGCTGTTCTTTGTCACTGGTATTGTTTATATAATACTCCAGTCCATCATAACACATTATGCCTCCCCGCTTGGGTCCTCCATAAGCGTGTTTCGGATACGTTGTATGATTGCCGTCCTTGCTGCTTTGGCCTTGTTTCCCA CCATCATCTGTGCGATCTTCGTGAAGACAACTgaactgcacagacacaaagaagaCGAG GACTATCGCTTCCACATAGTCAGCGCTGTATGCGAGTGGATTGTTGCCTTCagcttcatcttcttcttcttcacataCATCCATGATTTCAAA CTGTTTACCTTACGAGTGACAACAGAGTATGAGGAATAA